One Methanolobus sp. WCC4 DNA segment encodes these proteins:
- a CDS encoding Cache 3/Cache 2 fusion domain-containing protein — protein sequence MNDQLLIEKVYIESTFSLAQDKVSSDLGVARTVFYSKGDPEIINGQMVLGEDYVVNNNFEIVDNVKNMVGGTATVFQVLDGEAVRISTNVITNEGERAVGTIVSQPVYDTVVNKGETFYGRAWVVNAWYLTAYEPIRNSAGEIIGILYVGVLEEPFISTIRDHIDEIVVGETGYIYIMDSEGDIIIHPGLEGENVYEYDFAKDIINNKEGIIAYEWEGRDKIAGYTYYEPSDWHIVSTTYYEEFADPLLAIRNSIIMAVLVFVILGVLAAFLLSRSISGGIQKIVTEFDDITNATIQGKLDRRANIDVGVDLEAIPRGFNQVLDAVEENEEKLSAMVTNISDVIAIIDKNGVNRYKSPNVEKLFGWKPEELVGNFAWEQIHPDDVAKAQAALHGISTEPKATTSIEARYRCKDGDYKWAEFIGINLFDETAINGFLVNYRDISERKESEKAIRDREEQYRALFTEAPISIIIHDRESGEIIDANPKTCEMYGLSSLEQLKANEFWTDPPYSFNEALNLIHKAATEGTQELEWLSINAENEYFWQHVRLSPVTINDVERIMATTIDITERKQAEMALLQAKALAEESNKTKSEFIANMSHELRTPLNSVIGFSQILNDKIFGDLNEKQMHYTSNILTSGKHLLELINAILDISKIESGNMELTPEMIDMQEVIYEITSVMDPLMKEKSIGFRINTEFEKLEINADRMKLKQILYNLLSNAIKFTPENGKVWMDTKILNDSVQISVCDNGIGIPLDKQKAIFDPFKQVSSFANRSHDGTGLGLAITKHYIEMHSGDICVESEIGKGSTFTFTLPIDLKNG from the coding sequence TTGAACGACCAGTTGTTAATTGAAAAGGTATATATCGAGTCTACTTTCTCCCTTGCACAGGACAAAGTAAGTAGTGACCTGGGGGTTGCAAGGACCGTTTTTTACTCGAAAGGTGATCCCGAGATAATAAATGGACAAATGGTACTGGGGGAAGATTATGTTGTCAACAACAATTTCGAGATCGTTGACAATGTCAAGAATATGGTCGGAGGGACTGCGACTGTATTTCAGGTACTGGATGGAGAAGCTGTAAGGATCTCTACTAACGTAATCACTAATGAGGGAGAAAGAGCAGTCGGTACCATAGTGTCACAACCGGTTTATGACACAGTTGTCAACAAAGGTGAAACATTCTACGGAAGGGCATGGGTGGTCAATGCCTGGTATCTGACCGCATATGAACCTATAAGAAATAGTGCAGGTGAGATCATCGGTATTCTTTACGTTGGTGTTCTTGAAGAGCCATTTATCAGTACGATAAGGGATCACATTGATGAAATTGTTGTAGGTGAGACCGGATATATCTATATAATGGACTCAGAAGGAGATATTATAATTCATCCTGGTCTTGAAGGTGAGAATGTCTACGAGTATGACTTTGCAAAAGACATCATCAATAACAAAGAAGGTATTATTGCTTATGAGTGGGAGGGACGTGATAAAATTGCTGGCTACACTTACTATGAGCCAAGTGATTGGCATATAGTATCAACTACTTATTATGAAGAGTTTGCAGATCCCCTGCTAGCGATCAGGAACAGTATAATAATGGCTGTTCTGGTCTTTGTGATTCTTGGTGTTTTAGCTGCATTCCTTCTAAGCAGATCTATTTCCGGTGGAATTCAAAAAATTGTTACTGAGTTTGATGACATAACCAATGCTACTATTCAGGGTAAACTGGACAGGAGAGCAAATATTGATGTTGGTGTCGATCTGGAGGCGATACCCAGGGGTTTCAATCAGGTACTGGATGCTGTGGAAGAGAATGAGGAAAAGCTCAGTGCAATGGTGACGAACATTTCCGATGTTATCGCTATTATCGATAAGAATGGAGTTAACAGGTACAAAAGCCCAAATGTAGAGAAATTGTTCGGGTGGAAGCCTGAGGAACTGGTTGGTAACTTTGCATGGGAACAGATACATCCTGATGATGTTGCAAAGGCACAGGCAGCACTCCATGGGATATCAACTGAACCAAAAGCTACCACAAGCATAGAAGCAAGGTACCGTTGCAAGGACGGGGACTACAAATGGGCGGAATTTATAGGTATTAACCTTTTTGATGAAACTGCAATAAATGGATTTCTTGTGAATTACCGTGATATTTCCGAACGCAAGGAGTCAGAAAAAGCTATTCGTGACAGAGAAGAACAGTACAGGGCACTTTTCACAGAAGCACCTATTTCGATAATCATACATGACAGGGAAAGCGGTGAGATAATTGATGCAAATCCCAAGACCTGCGAAATGTATGGTCTTTCTTCGCTTGAGCAACTAAAAGCAAATGAATTCTGGACAGATCCACCATATTCCTTTAATGAAGCACTCAACCTGATCCATAAAGCTGCCACTGAAGGAACACAGGAATTGGAATGGCTTAGCATAAATGCAGAAAATGAGTATTTCTGGCAACATGTCCGATTGAGTCCTGTAACCATCAATGATGTTGAAAGGATTATGGCGACAACAATTGACATAACTGAACGTAAGCAGGCAGAAATGGCTCTTCTTCAGGCTAAAGCCCTGGCTGAAGAATCAAATAAAACAAAATCGGAATTCATTGCAAACATGAGTCACGAACTGCGTACACCACTTAATTCTGTTATCGGCTTTTCCCAGATCCTGAACGATAAGATATTTGGGGACCTGAATGAAAAGCAAATGCATTATACGTCCAATATACTGACAAGCGGCAAGCACCTGCTGGAATTGATCAATGCTATACTCGACATTTCAAAAATTGAATCGGGTAATATGGAGTTAACACCAGAGATGATCGATATGCAGGAAGTGATCTATGAGATAACATCAGTGATGGACCCTCTGATGAAAGAGAAAAGCATTGGTTTCAGAATTAATACTGAGTTTGAAAAGCTGGAAATAAATGCTGACAGGATGAAGCTTAAACAGATATTATATAATCTTCTTAGCAATGCGATCAAATTCACACCTGAAAATGGCAAAGTTTGGATGGATACAAAAATACTGAATGACAGCGTTCAGATATCAGTGTGTGATAATGGTATTGGTATTCCTCTGGACAAGCAGAAAGCCATATTTGACCCATTCAAACAGGTCAGTTCATTTGCAAACCGCAGTCATGATGGAACAGGATTAGGACTTGCTATTACAAAACACTACATAGAGATGCATTCAGGTGATATCTGCGTTGAAAGTGAAATAGGCAAGGGAAGCACATTTACTTTTACATTACCAATTGATCTGAAGAACGGATGA
- a CDS encoding multiheme c-type cytochrome translates to MKLKWYDRSSVVFIITFVIIMVLSVSANAENYVIGDQRSPVVMPVEGATYVGAEECSLCHAEKYAEWETTGHGYILITPEEALEMRADLPLPAGYMEDDILFVNGGWGWKARYIDEQGYIITKTGENMAVNGSNQYNIETGEWVDYNAGILLEYNCFKCHTTGASYDEGVEGLTGIPGSWEFRGVQCEACHGPGSEHVAQGGAEGVAINVDPSASFCGQCHRRGEDDDKIPSGGGFVQHHEEYQELLASGGMSTFDCVVCHDPHQPVHAGATNPTEGLGITTQCEDCHAEAARIYANSTKGAAGIECLDCHMPLSARSAVNTSPYVADVRSHLFRIDTSVDAEFTYIDEESGKEYANSYLTLEYACLKCHTDKDKAWAAETTPMVTAHAAKEDTAPMTSTEEATPGFGVITATLMIATGYLIVRRRP, encoded by the coding sequence ATGAAACTAAAATGGTACGATCGATCATCGGTAGTGTTCATTATCACATTCGTGATCATTATGGTCCTTTCCGTGTCAGCAAATGCAGAAAATTATGTTATTGGGGATCAAAGATCGCCGGTGGTGATGCCTGTAGAAGGAGCTACTTATGTCGGAGCTGAGGAATGCAGCCTCTGTCACGCGGAAAAATATGCAGAATGGGAAACAACGGGTCATGGGTACATACTCATTACTCCTGAGGAAGCTCTGGAGATGAGAGCTGATCTGCCGTTGCCTGCTGGTTATATGGAAGACGATATACTCTTTGTGAACGGTGGCTGGGGATGGAAAGCCAGATATATCGATGAACAGGGATACATCATAACAAAGACCGGGGAGAATATGGCTGTCAACGGTTCGAACCAGTACAACATTGAGACCGGTGAATGGGTGGATTATAATGCAGGGATACTGCTGGAGTACAACTGTTTTAAATGTCATACTACAGGCGCATCCTATGATGAAGGAGTGGAAGGATTAACCGGCATTCCCGGTTCGTGGGAGTTCAGAGGTGTTCAATGTGAGGCATGTCACGGGCCTGGCAGCGAACATGTGGCACAGGGTGGTGCAGAAGGTGTTGCTATCAATGTGGATCCAAGTGCCTCTTTCTGCGGACAGTGCCACAGGAGAGGAGAGGACGATGATAAAATACCTTCAGGCGGAGGATTTGTACAGCATCACGAGGAATATCAGGAACTGCTGGCATCCGGCGGAATGTCAACATTTGACTGTGTTGTGTGCCATGACCCTCACCAGCCAGTACATGCGGGTGCTACAAATCCTACAGAAGGACTTGGCATAACCACACAATGCGAAGACTGTCATGCTGAAGCCGCCCGAATCTATGCAAATTCAACAAAAGGAGCAGCAGGAATTGAATGTCTGGACTGCCACATGCCACTGAGCGCCAGATCAGCGGTCAATACATCCCCTTACGTGGCAGATGTAAGGTCACACCTGTTCAGGATCGATACCAGCGTTGATGCAGAGTTCACATATATTGATGAAGAAAGCGGAAAGGAATATGCAAATTCGTACCTAACACTGGAGTATGCCTGCCTGAAGTGTCACACGGACAAGGATAAGGCATGGGCTGCTGAAACAACACCCATGGTAACTGCCCATGCTGCAAAAGAGGATACTGCTCCCATGACATCGACTGAAGAGGCAACGCCCGGATTTGGAGTGATCACCGCGACTTTGATGATTGCGACAGGGTATTTGATCGTAAGGAGAAGACCATAA
- a CDS encoding cation transporter has translation MVETTIKVEGMSCGHCQMHVTKAINGVEGVSSVNVDQEKGEASVSYDPETTDIDTIKKAVNDSGYKA, from the coding sequence ATGGTTGAAACGACTATAAAGGTAGAGGGTATGTCCTGTGGACATTGCCAGATGCACGTTACAAAAGCAATAAATGGAGTTGAAGGTGTCTCTTCTGTCAATGTAGATCAGGAGAAAGGAGAAGCCAGTGTATCCTATGATCCGGAAACAACAGATATTGACACGATTAAAAAAGCGGTCAATGATTCCGGATATAAAGCCTGA
- a CDS encoding heavy metal translocating P-type ATPase → MIKTVLEIEGMTCASCAKRVEDALGKTEGVVSASVNLPAEKAFVEYDPDITDMDALVKAVQDTGYGAIPADRKARTITADIGEMTCATCAQTVERSLSSIPGVQKANVNFAASKATISYDPSAASVDDMKAAVHDSGYTMSFEEEEEEEVDREQLSIDKAARKMWLASIFAGMIMVLMMVQMFFMTIPYYFFITLILAIPSVFIAGADTHRATWKALKHRTVNMDTLITMGSLIPYLLSMLGIWFPVTTFVEMAATIMALHLVGRYLETKAKGRASQAIKKLIALEAKNARIIENGVEKEISVKELDLDDIMLIKPGEKIPTDGVVVSGSSTVDESMATGESLPVERKEGDEVIGATINQNGSLRVKVTKVGKDTFLSQVITMVEQAQGSKVPIQEFADRMTGYFVPTVIIIAIAASISWLLFPDLHISIVEYFNFPWSNTNVPIFTLALLATTAVLVISCPCALGLATPTALMVGTGMGAQRGILIRSGEAIQTMKDVNIIAFDKTGTITRGQPQVTDVLVSGSLSSEELLSYAASLESVSEHPLAAAIIKKAEENGASTHEVMDFESITGKGVKGLINDHEVLVGNRKILSMYDVDHQEFEEKMGNLEADAKTVVLVAMNGKIAGIIAIADTVKEDSIQAIREIERMGIKTAMITGDNNMTAEAVAKKVGISYVISDVLPGGKVDEIKRLQSEYGIVAMVGDGINDAPALKQANIGIAIGTGTDIAIESSDITLVRGNIKSVVSAIKLSRFTFRKIKENYFWAWIYNAVAIPAAFFGLLHPMIGAGAMAMSSLTVVLNSLRLKNTNIEPEPET, encoded by the coding sequence GTGATAAAGACAGTATTAGAGATCGAAGGGATGACCTGTGCGTCATGTGCAAAACGAGTTGAAGATGCCTTAGGAAAAACAGAGGGTGTTGTATCTGCAAGTGTAAATCTGCCTGCCGAAAAAGCGTTTGTGGAATATGACCCGGACATCACAGATATGGATGCACTGGTAAAAGCTGTTCAGGATACCGGATACGGTGCGATCCCCGCGGACAGGAAAGCAAGGACGATCACTGCCGACATCGGTGAAATGACCTGTGCGACATGTGCACAAACAGTTGAAAGATCACTTTCCTCGATCCCCGGTGTCCAAAAAGCAAATGTCAATTTTGCCGCATCCAAAGCAACGATCTCATACGACCCATCTGCTGCATCTGTCGATGACATGAAAGCAGCTGTTCATGATTCCGGCTATACGATGAGTTTTGAAGAAGAGGAGGAAGAAGAAGTTGACCGTGAACAGCTTTCAATAGACAAAGCGGCACGCAAGATGTGGCTGGCATCGATTTTCGCCGGCATGATCATGGTCCTGATGATGGTTCAGATGTTCTTTATGACCATTCCCTATTATTTCTTCATCACCCTGATACTGGCCATTCCATCTGTATTTATAGCAGGGGCTGATACCCACAGAGCAACCTGGAAAGCTCTGAAACACAGAACGGTTAACATGGACACGCTCATAACAATGGGCTCCCTTATCCCTTATTTACTCAGCATGCTGGGTATCTGGTTCCCGGTTACCACATTTGTAGAAATGGCAGCTACGATCATGGCATTGCACCTTGTAGGGAGGTATCTGGAAACAAAAGCAAAGGGTAGGGCATCCCAGGCAATCAAGAAACTTATCGCCCTGGAAGCTAAGAATGCCCGTATTATTGAGAATGGGGTTGAAAAAGAGATATCTGTTAAAGAGCTTGATCTGGATGACATAATGCTTATAAAACCCGGTGAGAAGATACCGACAGACGGAGTTGTGGTTTCCGGCAGCAGTACTGTGGACGAATCCATGGCAACGGGTGAATCGCTACCTGTTGAAAGGAAAGAAGGGGATGAGGTCATCGGTGCCACCATCAACCAGAATGGTTCACTCCGGGTAAAGGTCACAAAGGTCGGAAAGGATACTTTCCTGTCACAGGTCATTACCATGGTCGAGCAGGCACAGGGATCAAAGGTCCCTATACAGGAGTTTGCTGACAGGATGACCGGGTACTTCGTACCAACCGTTATCATCATAGCCATAGCTGCATCGATCTCGTGGTTACTGTTTCCTGATCTTCATATATCGATAGTTGAGTATTTCAACTTCCCCTGGAGCAATACAAATGTCCCTATATTCACACTTGCACTCCTTGCCACAACGGCAGTACTTGTTATTTCCTGCCCCTGTGCCCTTGGACTGGCAACCCCCACAGCCCTGATGGTCGGAACTGGAATGGGAGCACAGCGAGGCATTCTGATCCGCAGTGGTGAGGCGATACAGACCATGAAGGATGTTAATATCATTGCCTTTGATAAGACCGGTACAATTACAAGAGGCCAGCCTCAGGTAACCGATGTACTGGTATCAGGTTCCCTCTCATCAGAAGAACTGCTGTCCTATGCAGCAAGCCTGGAGTCGGTTTCAGAGCATCCTCTGGCAGCTGCCATAATCAAGAAAGCAGAAGAGAACGGAGCCAGTACTCATGAGGTCATGGATTTTGAATCGATAACAGGGAAAGGTGTGAAGGGTCTTATCAATGACCATGAGGTTCTCGTGGGGAACCGAAAGATCCTTTCCATGTACGATGTCGATCATCAGGAATTTGAGGAGAAGATGGGTAATCTCGAAGCTGATGCCAAAACGGTGGTATTGGTGGCAATGAATGGAAAAATAGCAGGTATCATCGCAATTGCGGATACTGTCAAGGAAGATTCCATTCAGGCGATCAGGGAGATCGAGAGAATGGGTATAAAGACCGCAATGATCACCGGAGACAACAATATGACAGCAGAAGCTGTGGCAAAAAAGGTCGGGATCAGCTATGTGATCTCCGATGTCCTGCCCGGGGGAAAAGTGGATGAGATAAAAAGGTTGCAATCTGAATATGGTATAGTCGCAATGGTAGGGGACGGTATCAATGATGCCCCCGCACTCAAACAGGCAAACATAGGAATTGCCATAGGTACGGGTACTGATATCGCGATCGAATCATCTGATATCACTCTGGTGAGAGGGAACATCAAGTCGGTTGTTTCCGCTATCAAATTGTCAAGATTCACATTCCGTAAGATCAAAGAGAATTATTTCTGGGCCTGGATCTACAATGCAGTAGCTATACCAGCAGCTTTCTTTGGATTACTTCACCCCATGATAGGAGCAGGTGCAATGGCAATGAGCTCACTGACGGTTGTTCTTAACTCATTGAGGCTCAAAAACACAAATATTGAGCCTGAACCCGAAACCTGA
- a CDS encoding tetrahydromethanopterin S-methyltransferase subunit A, translated as MIRTESQETNSWPLTDGDYIIGDPESSVAVVTLSSDHHTLGLQNYAICGTCFTENFGIQKVIVNVLSNPNISCLILCGKESKHFAGQSIMALIENGVSAMGGYKKIIGSIGVIPYLDEIPMTAINRFLREIEVIDLIDITDRGTIQSKIDSCIHKERKEAANHIMPEIDENSWKKYENIVQQNTMSKIKK; from the coding sequence ATGATAAGAACAGAGTCACAGGAAACGAATAGCTGGCCCTTAACAGATGGAGATTATATCATAGGTGATCCGGAATCTTCGGTTGCTGTGGTGACACTATCCTCTGATCACCATACCCTTGGTCTACAGAATTATGCAATATGTGGCACATGTTTTACGGAAAATTTTGGCATACAGAAAGTGATCGTAAATGTACTTTCAAATCCCAACATCAGTTGCCTGATACTTTGCGGTAAAGAAAGTAAGCATTTTGCAGGTCAATCTATCATGGCACTTATAGAGAACGGAGTTTCGGCCATGGGAGGTTATAAAAAGATAATCGGATCAATAGGAGTGATCCCTTATCTGGATGAGATACCCATGACCGCAATAAACCGCTTTCTGCGAGAGATCGAAGTTATAGATCTCATTGATATTACTGATCGTGGAACAATCCAGAGCAAAATAGATTCCTGTATCCATAAAGAACGAAAAGAAGCAGCGAACCATATAATGCCTGAGATCGATGAAAATAGCTGGAAGAAGTATGAAAATATAGTTCAGCAAAACACCATGTCGAAGATAAAGAAATAG
- a CDS encoding integrase yields the protein MNDKDVSQTTKRDYYNALKRFFSTESVQKPQDFRKLDLRDKEERGLRNLFNYFEDEDIDDVCGYSIQKWRRYVKIKKSNVYEVYVTDEEIQEAYESYHEELKPIYKLLMYSGNRLSHIHKMLKTFDERNIVVDGEVAHYPSAAFSSGTKKTFQIYFPSSFITTLKSIGKVYGYDYYAKRIRHNRVCAKTIRKWHLNLMIKEGVTESLADFIQGRAPATVGSAHYLNKVQQSKEEYRRILRNFVI from the coding sequence TTGAACGATAAAGATGTTTCTCAGACAACAAAGAGAGATTATTATAACGCTCTTAAACGGTTCTTTTCTACTGAATCAGTTCAAAAACCACAGGACTTCAGGAAGCTCGATCTGAGAGACAAAGAAGAGCGTGGATTACGTAATTTGTTCAACTATTTTGAAGATGAGGACATTGATGATGTCTGTGGATATTCTATTCAGAAATGGCGGCGTTATGTCAAAATAAAGAAATCAAATGTCTATGAAGTCTATGTTACAGATGAAGAGATTCAGGAAGCATATGAGAGTTATCATGAAGAATTGAAACCTATCTATAAGTTGCTGATGTACTCTGGAAATCGACTATCTCATATTCACAAGATGCTGAAGACTTTTGATGAACGCAATATTGTTGTAGATGGAGAGGTTGCACATTACCCATCAGCTGCTTTCTCATCAGGAACAAAGAAGACATTCCAGATATACTTCCCATCTTCATTCATTACTACACTGAAAAGCATCGGCAAAGTCTATGGATACGATTACTATGCCAAGAGAATCAGGCATAATCGTGTATGTGCAAAGACTATTCGCAAGTGGCACCTTAACTTGATGATTAAAGAAGGAGTTACTGAGAGTTTGGCTGATTTTATTCAGGGAAGAGCACCTGCTACTGTAGGAAGTGCTCACTATCTCAATAAGGTACAGCAGTCGAAAGAGGAGTATAGGAGGATTTTGAGGAACTTTGTTATATGA